The Paraburkholderia acidisoli genome contains a region encoding:
- a CDS encoding NAD(P)/FAD-dependent oxidoreductase has protein sequence MQHQQNQQAWDVVVIGGGTAGIAVTSSLLRRAPGLKIAIVEPSEHHDYQPAWTLVGGGAFDVKKTRRPMASVMPAGAKWIRAAAVRVETAENVVVLANGERVAYRQLVVAPGLRLAWERIAGLAETLGQNGVTSNYRYDLAPYTWQLVQQTKRGTALFTQPAMPIKCAGAPQKAMYLACDHWLRAGVLKDIEVEFNLQGAALFGVATFVPPLMAYVERYKAKLAFTSNLVAVDGPAKLATFEVKDAAGNVARVQKRFDMLHAVPPQVAPGFIAESGLADAAGWCEVDHATLQHTRHANVFSLGDVCSAPNAKTGAAARKQAVIVAENLLAARQGAALAYRYDGYGSCPLTVEKGKVVLAEFGYGGKLLPTFPLDPTQPRRLMWFLKATVLPSFYWWGMLKGREWLTRASRG, from the coding sequence ATGCAACACCAGCAGAACCAGCAAGCGTGGGACGTCGTCGTGATCGGCGGCGGCACGGCCGGCATTGCGGTCACGTCGAGTCTTCTGCGCCGCGCGCCGGGGCTGAAGATCGCCATTGTCGAGCCCAGCGAACATCACGACTATCAGCCCGCGTGGACGCTCGTGGGCGGCGGCGCGTTCGACGTGAAGAAAACGCGCCGGCCGATGGCGAGCGTGATGCCCGCGGGCGCGAAGTGGATTCGCGCGGCGGCGGTACGCGTCGAGACCGCGGAAAACGTCGTGGTACTGGCCAACGGCGAGCGCGTCGCGTATCGCCAGCTCGTGGTCGCGCCGGGGTTGCGGCTCGCGTGGGAGCGCATCGCGGGTCTGGCCGAAACGCTCGGGCAGAACGGCGTGACCTCGAATTATCGCTACGATCTCGCGCCGTACACGTGGCAGCTCGTGCAGCAAACGAAGCGCGGCACCGCGCTCTTCACGCAGCCCGCCATGCCGATCAAATGCGCGGGCGCGCCGCAAAAAGCCATGTATCTCGCGTGCGATCACTGGCTGCGCGCGGGCGTGCTCAAGGACATCGAGGTCGAATTCAACTTGCAGGGCGCGGCGCTGTTCGGCGTGGCGACCTTCGTGCCGCCGCTCATGGCCTACGTCGAGCGCTATAAAGCGAAGCTCGCGTTCACGTCGAATCTCGTCGCCGTGGACGGTCCCGCGAAGCTCGCCACGTTCGAGGTGAAAGACGCGGCGGGCAACGTCGCGCGCGTGCAGAAGCGCTTCGACATGCTGCACGCGGTGCCGCCGCAAGTGGCCCCCGGCTTCATCGCCGAAAGCGGGCTCGCCGACGCCGCGGGCTGGTGCGAAGTCGATCACGCGACGCTCCAGCACACGCGTCACGCCAACGTGTTCTCGCTCGGCGACGTGTGCTCGGCGCCCAACGCCAAGACCGGCGCGGCGGCGCGCAAGCAGGCCGTGATCGTCGCCGAAAACCTGCTGGCCGCGCGCCAGGGCGCAGCGCTCGCGTATCGCTACGACGGCTATGGCTCGTGTCCGCTCACGGTGGAAAAAGGCAAGGTGGTGCTCGCGGAATTCGGCTACGGCGGCAAGCTGCTGCCCACCTTCCCGCTCGATCCCACGCAACCGCGCCGCCTCATGTGGTTCCTGAAAGCCACGGTGCTGCCGAGCTTTTACTGGTGGGGCATGCTCAAGGGCCGCGAGTGGCTCACGCGGGCCTCGCGCGGCTGA
- a CDS encoding ArsR/SmtB family transcription factor, producing the protein MNSPLTPESLSALRESAEKCCALLKALAHEDRLLLLCQLVEGERNVGELEALVGVHQPSLSQHLGVLREEGLVETRREGKYIYYRLASIEVIQVMQTLSSLYCGRLKAQPAEAAQAAPATQAPQA; encoded by the coding sequence ATGAACTCACCGCTCACCCCTGAATCGCTTTCGGCGCTGCGCGAATCGGCCGAAAAGTGCTGCGCGCTGCTCAAGGCGCTCGCGCACGAAGACCGCCTGCTGCTGCTCTGCCAGCTCGTCGAGGGCGAGCGCAACGTGGGCGAACTGGAGGCGCTCGTGGGCGTGCATCAGCCGAGTCTGTCGCAGCATCTGGGCGTGCTGCGCGAGGAAGGTCTCGTCGAAACGCGCCGCGAGGGCAAGTACATCTATTACCGCCTCGCGAGCATCGAAGTCATTCAGGTCATGCAGACGCTGTCGAGCCTCTATTGCGGCCGCCTCAAGGCTCAACCGGCAGAAGCAGCTCAAGCGGCACCGGCCACGCAGGCGCCCCAGGCCTGA
- a CDS encoding MBL fold metallo-hydrolase: MHSTARNPFVEPFFDPATFTVTYVVHAGRGSACAIVDPVLDYDHKAGRTTTGSADRVIAFVREHALSVQWLLETHAHADHLSAAPYLKAELGGTIAIGEHIRTVQGVFRDVFNLGAALAVDGSQFDHLFADGETFAVGELQARALHVPGHTPADLAYQIGDAVFVGDTLFMPDVGSARCDFPGGDAHTLYRSVHRLLELPGETRLFVCHDYPPESRAPRFETTVDEQRHGNIHLHEGVSEGEFVAMRTTRDRTLSMPNLILPSIQLNIRAGHFPEPESNGVRYLKIPLNAL; encoded by the coding sequence ATGCACTCAACCGCCCGCAACCCCTTCGTCGAGCCGTTCTTCGACCCGGCGACCTTCACCGTCACGTACGTCGTTCACGCGGGGCGCGGCTCGGCCTGCGCGATCGTCGACCCGGTGCTCGACTACGACCACAAGGCCGGCCGCACCACCACCGGTTCCGCCGATCGCGTGATCGCGTTCGTGCGCGAGCATGCCTTGTCCGTGCAATGGCTGCTAGAGACACATGCGCACGCCGACCATCTTTCGGCGGCGCCGTATCTGAAGGCGGAACTGGGCGGCACGATCGCTATTGGCGAGCACATCCGCACGGTGCAGGGCGTGTTTCGCGACGTGTTCAATCTCGGCGCCGCGCTGGCCGTGGACGGCAGCCAGTTCGACCATCTGTTCGCCGACGGCGAGACCTTCGCCGTGGGCGAGTTGCAGGCGCGCGCGCTGCACGTGCCGGGCCACACGCCCGCCGACCTCGCGTACCAGATTGGCGACGCGGTGTTCGTCGGCGACACGTTGTTCATGCCCGACGTGGGCTCGGCGCGCTGCGACTTTCCGGGCGGCGACGCGCACACGCTGTATCGCTCGGTGCATCGGTTGCTCGAATTGCCGGGCGAGACGCGCCTGTTCGTGTGCCACGACTATCCGCCCGAGTCGCGCGCGCCGCGCTTCGAAACCACGGTGGACGAGCAGCGCCACGGCAACATCCATCTGCACGAAGGCGTGAGCGAGGGCGAATTCGTGGCGATGCGCACCACGCGCGACCGCACGCTCTCCATGCCCAACCTGATCCTGCCGTCGATCCAGCTCAATATTCGCGCGGGGCATTTCCCCGAGCCGGAAAGCAACGGCGTGCGCTATCTGAAGATTCCGTTGAACGCGCTGTAA
- a CDS encoding quinone oxidoreductase family protein gives MKAIQFQSFGKPEVLQYLDLPTPVPAEGHALVKVVSASVNPSDVKNVSGHFDHTVPPRVPGRDFSGVVAAGPAEWLGAEVWGTGGDIGFTRDGTHAEYLEVPVAALARKPAALTHAQAASIGVNFVVAWLGTVDYARLSEGETIAVIGVSGGVGGAVTQIAKARGARVIGVGRDAPAEGSPAARLIDAFVPMDEHTAARVRELTAGAGVDVVYDAVGGVAFELALSLVKRRGRVVEISATGKRRVEFDLIDFYHNETQLLGADSAKLGVAESAPLMRAIAEAFDAGRFEAPVVAEHYPLAHAREAYEAVAAGTRGRVVIDME, from the coding sequence ATGAAAGCCATCCAGTTCCAGTCCTTCGGCAAACCCGAGGTTCTCCAGTATCTCGACCTGCCCACGCCCGTTCCGGCGGAAGGCCATGCGCTCGTGAAGGTCGTGAGCGCCTCGGTGAACCCCAGCGACGTGAAAAACGTTTCGGGCCATTTCGATCACACCGTGCCGCCGCGCGTGCCGGGCCGCGACTTCAGCGGCGTCGTCGCGGCGGGTCCGGCCGAATGGCTGGGCGCCGAAGTCTGGGGCACGGGCGGCGACATCGGCTTCACGCGCGACGGCACGCACGCCGAATACCTCGAAGTGCCGGTGGCCGCGCTTGCACGCAAGCCCGCCGCGCTCACGCACGCGCAGGCCGCGTCGATCGGCGTGAACTTCGTGGTGGCGTGGCTCGGCACCGTCGACTACGCGCGCCTGAGCGAGGGCGAAACGATCGCCGTGATCGGCGTTTCGGGTGGCGTGGGCGGCGCCGTCACGCAGATCGCGAAGGCGCGCGGCGCGCGCGTGATTGGCGTGGGCCGCGACGCACCCGCAGAAGGCTCGCCGGCCGCGCGCCTGATCGACGCTTTCGTGCCGATGGACGAGCACACCGCCGCGCGCGTGCGCGAACTCACCGCAGGCGCGGGCGTGGACGTGGTCTACGACGCCGTGGGCGGCGTGGCGTTCGAACTCGCGCTCTCGCTGGTCAAACGGCGCGGCCGCGTGGTGGAGATCAGCGCCACGGGCAAGCGCCGCGTGGAGTTCGACCTCATCGACTTCTATCACAACGAAACGCAGCTGCTCGGCGCGGACAGCGCGAAGCTCGGCGTGGCCGAGTCGGCGCCGCTGATGCGCGCGATCGCCGAGGCCTTCGACGCGGGACGTTTCGAGGCGCCGGTCGTGGCGGAGCACTATCCGCTGGCGCACGCGCGCGAAGCCTACGAGGCGGTCGCGGCGGGCACGCGCGGGCGCGTCGTCATCGACATGGAATAA
- a CDS encoding DUF1427 family protein has protein sequence MKAYLVSFAVGALVGLIYHLVQVRSPAPPTIALVGLLGMLAGENAIGFIRACVAHLAG, from the coding sequence ATGAAGGCGTATCTGGTGTCGTTCGCGGTGGGCGCGCTGGTCGGGCTGATCTATCACCTCGTGCAGGTGCGCTCGCCCGCGCCGCCGACGATCGCGCTCGTCGGCCTGCTCGGCATGCTCGCGGGCGAGAACGCGATCGGCTTTATCCGCGCCTGTGTCGCGCACCTGGCGGGCTAG
- a CDS encoding host attachment protein: MSKTIWIVVANRVTARIFAAESPLGAIDEIETLLHPQGRVPDEDLVTDKPGRTYDRVGPGRSASDPDTTQHEHEATVFAGEIAQMLTKSRNEQRYGTLVLAAPPAFLGALRKAIDAQTRSLVTLELDKDLAQFDARALRAHLPERLVRAEA; the protein is encoded by the coding sequence ATGTCGAAAACGATCTGGATTGTCGTCGCCAATCGCGTGACCGCGCGCATCTTCGCCGCCGAAAGCCCGCTGGGCGCCATCGACGAGATCGAAACGCTGCTGCATCCGCAGGGCCGCGTGCCCGACGAGGACCTCGTCACCGACAAACCGGGACGCACCTACGACCGCGTGGGCCCCGGCCGCAGCGCATCCGATCCCGACACCACGCAGCACGAGCACGAAGCCACCGTATTCGCGGGCGAAATCGCGCAGATGCTCACGAAGTCGCGCAACGAGCAGCGCTACGGCACGCTCGTGCTCGCCGCGCCGCCCGCATTTCTGGGCGCGCTGCGCAAGGCCATCGACGCGCAAACGCGCAGCCTCGTCACGCTCGAACTCGACAAGGACCTCGCGCAGTTCGACGCCCGCGCGCTGCGTGCGCATCTGCCCGAGCGGCTCGTGCGCGCCGAGGCCTGA
- a CDS encoding pyridoxamine 5'-phosphate oxidase family protein: MNSSPDWPTRRYPSDVAFSPAVKAMQTRFGSRELYGRVEREHGWGVALEPDIEAFVEAQISAFLATASADGQPYVQHRGGAPGFLRVLDDRTIAFADFIGNQQYITLGNLSENPRAQLFLIDYARRRRVKIWGRARVVDDDPELIDRLMAPGYKARAERAIVFTVDAWDLNCPQHIPQRFEAADVKAALDERDARIRELEAEVARLKAVGEPASA; the protein is encoded by the coding sequence ATGAACTCGTCCCCTGACTGGCCCACCCGCCGCTATCCCAGCGATGTCGCGTTTTCGCCGGCCGTGAAGGCGATGCAGACGCGCTTCGGTTCGCGCGAGCTGTATGGGCGCGTGGAGCGCGAGCATGGCTGGGGCGTCGCGCTCGAACCCGATATCGAGGCGTTCGTCGAAGCGCAGATCAGCGCATTTCTCGCCACCGCGAGCGCCGACGGCCAGCCCTACGTGCAGCATCGCGGCGGCGCGCCCGGTTTCCTGCGCGTGCTCGACGACCGCACCATCGCGTTCGCCGATTTCATCGGCAATCAGCAATACATCACGCTCGGCAATCTCAGCGAGAACCCGCGCGCGCAGCTGTTTCTGATCGATTACGCGCGGCGCCGGCGCGTGAAGATCTGGGGCCGCGCGCGCGTTGTCGACGACGATCCCGAACTGATCGACCGGCTGATGGCGCCAGGCTACAAGGCGCGCGCCGAGCGGGCGATCGTGTTCACCGTGGACGCGTGGGACCTGAACTGCCCGCAGCACATTCCGCAGCGTTTCGAGGCGGCGGACGTGAAGGCGGCGCTGGACGAGCGCGACGCGCGCATTCGCGAACTGGAGGCGGAAGTGGCGCGGCTGAAAGCCGTGGGCGAACCGGCATCGGCATGA
- a CDS encoding entericidin A/B family lipoprotein, giving the protein MSRYLAIACALFTLSLAACNTIAGAGEDISKGGNAISNTAEKAK; this is encoded by the coding sequence ATGAGCCGTTATCTTGCCATCGCATGTGCACTGTTCACCCTGTCGCTTGCCGCGTGCAACACCATCGCGGGCGCGGGCGAGGACATCTCGAAGGGCGGCAACGCCATTTCGAACACGGCTGAAAAAGCCAAGTAA